The following proteins come from a genomic window of Achromobacter deleyi:
- a CDS encoding DUF1641 domain-containing protein: protein MNAPQDTNPPTTGQCATVFDAPPAANGGDALAQLADKLQPLADSGRLDNIVDLLALASDLVDLLDAPMVEKLGTLSEQVSGAAWTASNAWRMAQAQGMREAHPPGLAGLFQLSRDEDTRRGLALLLRTLQGLGRQLGQQRQDYAPS from the coding sequence ATGAACGCGCCGCAAGACACCAACCCGCCCACCACCGGGCAATGCGCCACCGTGTTCGACGCGCCGCCCGCGGCAAACGGCGGCGATGCGCTGGCGCAGCTGGCGGACAAGCTCCAGCCGCTGGCCGACAGCGGACGGCTGGACAACATTGTCGACCTGCTGGCGCTGGCCTCCGATCTGGTCGACCTGCTCGATGCGCCGATGGTGGAAAAACTGGGCACGCTATCGGAACAGGTCAGCGGCGCCGCCTGGACCGCGTCCAACGCCTGGCGCATGGCCCAGGCCCAGGGCATGCGAGAGGCGCATCCGCCGGGCCTGGCCGGGCTGTTTCAGCTGTCACGCGACGAGGACACGCGGCGCGGCTTGGCGCTGCTGTTGCGCACGCTTCAAGGCCTGGGCCGGCAGCTGGGCCAGCAGCGGCAGGACTACGCGCCCTCGTGA
- a CDS encoding NAD(P)/FAD-dependent oxidoreductase, with amino-acid sequence MSKRIVVVGGGVGGTMLANQLVHKLYPEVSAGSVSIMLLSDSPDHYYKPAFMYVAFNLFFQEELKRPERSLLRPEIEFRVDKVTRFDFDAQQLHTRSGKRHGYDYLVIATGCVPAPERIEGLREAGDHFYQYEPARQLAGRLATIERGRVFVSVTFPKTPNVPHQCGIAPIETTLMLDDYLRRRGVRDRVEIVYTYPTTSQLLRNCLFLQKPTCEVLPAIFEQRGIRFQRGFTLAKVDPDRRIAYSEEGVEQPFDILMATPPIRAVDAVLESGVSQAPNDEGWLPTDHETLQVYGLRNVYVIGDTVDLPVSKAGGSCHNQAPVIANNIAGEIRLGHPCSAYDGRVQAVAQMGLNAGMPLWYDYTHDVRPTPPTKLGGLLRHGFNRGLYWSVARGML; translated from the coding sequence ATGAGCAAGCGAATTGTTGTCGTGGGAGGCGGGGTCGGCGGCACCATGTTGGCCAACCAACTGGTGCACAAGCTCTATCCCGAGGTGTCGGCGGGCAGCGTCAGCATCATGCTGCTGTCCGATTCGCCGGATCACTACTACAAGCCGGCCTTCATGTATGTGGCGTTCAACCTGTTCTTCCAGGAAGAACTCAAGCGCCCCGAACGTTCCCTGCTGCGGCCCGAGATCGAGTTCCGCGTCGACAAGGTGACGCGCTTCGATTTCGACGCCCAGCAACTGCACACGCGCAGCGGCAAGCGCCACGGCTACGACTATCTCGTCATCGCCACCGGCTGCGTACCCGCGCCCGAGCGCATCGAAGGGCTGCGCGAGGCCGGCGACCATTTCTACCAGTACGAGCCGGCGCGGCAACTGGCCGGCCGCCTGGCCACGATCGAGCGCGGCCGCGTGTTCGTCAGCGTCACCTTTCCCAAGACGCCGAACGTGCCGCACCAATGCGGCATCGCGCCGATCGAGACCACGCTGATGCTGGATGACTACCTGCGCCGTCGCGGCGTGCGCGACCGCGTCGAGATCGTCTACACCTACCCCACCACCTCGCAACTGCTGCGCAACTGCCTGTTCCTGCAAAAGCCCACCTGCGAGGTGCTACCGGCCATCTTCGAACAGCGCGGCATCCGCTTCCAGCGTGGCTTCACGCTGGCCAAGGTGGATCCCGACCGGCGCATCGCCTATTCGGAGGAAGGCGTCGAACAGCCGTTCGACATCCTCATGGCCACGCCGCCGATCCGCGCGGTCGACGCGGTGCTGGAATCGGGAGTCTCGCAGGCGCCCAATGACGAAGGCTGGCTGCCCACCGATCACGAGACCCTGCAGGTCTATGGCCTGCGCAATGTCTACGTGATCGGCGACACCGTGGATCTGCCGGTCAGCAAGGCCGGCGGCTCATGCCACAACCAGGCCCCCGTCATCGCCAACAATATCGCCGGCGAGATCCGCCTGGGGCATCCGTGCAGCGCTTACGACGGCCGGGTGCAGGCGGTGGCGCAGATGGGCTTGAACGCCGGCATGCCGCTTTGGTACGACTACACCCACGACGTGCGGCCGACGCCGCCGACCAAGCTGGGCGGCCTGCTGCGGCATGGCTTCAACCGGGGCCTGTATTGGTCCGTCGCCAGGGGAATGCTATGA
- a CDS encoding S-layer protein — protein sequence MQFEVTRLRRALMPLSLACVTLLSACGGSDDDDDTSAPPVVTEPAPPVKTGAWSAGDLHVHTIQSDDAQTTLESVLDQAFDRYKLDWAALSNHLRMSARDNTGVNIPGGSIPFSTGMARYEVPFIKQAQAAGRYAGKIIFSSFEWDMPTHDHVNIGIGTNDPMSAKSLRAVAEFEYLYTNKAANLFDAQLVADLAGQTRAYTTHADSLTALKWLRDKHPDSYMLLNHPSRYAGKYTIGQLREMHDLAPSIFFAIEGMVGNQMEPDRGGYAEAYTPANLPNRTYGGVDYLVAKLGGTWDALLGEGRHIWTVADSDFHFRINATGQYSSGYAPGEYAKTYVWKDGKDMAAVVTGLKSGRLFGVFGDLIDALEFQAQGASGTAQMGGELTAAKGEQVEVTIRFRSPASNHYEYPIESGNPTYVKPTVHHVDLIVGDVGARAAAGTPAYDNATNPSTRVLGRYTSKDWTVDKDGYNVIKVKLTADKSQYLRLRGTNLAPDVAGETANGEPLPDAKVDLTDNAARFNAINARNYNDLWFYSNPVFVTVKP from the coding sequence ATGCAGTTCGAAGTAACCCGCCTGCGGCGGGCCCTGATGCCGTTGTCGCTGGCTTGCGTAACCTTGCTGAGCGCCTGCGGCGGCAGCGACGACGATGACGACACGAGCGCGCCGCCGGTCGTGACCGAGCCCGCGCCGCCGGTGAAGACCGGCGCCTGGAGCGCCGGCGACCTGCACGTGCACACGATCCAGTCCGACGACGCCCAGACCACCCTGGAGAGCGTGCTGGACCAGGCCTTCGACCGCTACAAACTCGACTGGGCCGCGCTCTCGAACCACCTGCGCATGTCGGCGCGCGACAACACCGGCGTCAACATCCCCGGCGGCTCGATTCCGTTCTCGACCGGCATGGCGCGCTACGAAGTGCCGTTCATCAAGCAGGCGCAGGCGGCGGGCCGCTACGCCGGCAAGATCATCTTCTCGTCGTTCGAATGGGACATGCCCACGCACGACCACGTCAACATCGGCATCGGCACCAACGACCCGATGTCCGCCAAGTCGCTGCGCGCCGTGGCGGAATTCGAATACCTGTACACCAACAAGGCCGCCAACCTGTTCGACGCGCAGCTGGTCGCCGACCTGGCCGGCCAGACGCGCGCGTACACCACGCACGCCGACTCGCTGACGGCCCTGAAGTGGCTGCGCGACAAGCACCCCGACAGCTACATGCTGCTAAACCACCCGTCGCGCTATGCCGGCAAGTACACCATCGGCCAGCTGCGCGAGATGCACGACCTGGCGCCGTCGATCTTCTTCGCCATCGAAGGCATGGTCGGCAACCAGATGGAACCCGACCGCGGCGGCTACGCCGAGGCCTACACGCCGGCCAACCTGCCCAACCGCACCTACGGCGGCGTCGACTACCTGGTGGCCAAGCTGGGCGGCACCTGGGACGCGCTGCTGGGCGAAGGCCGCCACATCTGGACCGTGGCCGATTCGGACTTCCACTTCCGCATCAACGCCACCGGCCAGTACAGCAGCGGCTACGCGCCGGGCGAATACGCCAAGACCTACGTCTGGAAGGACGGCAAGGACATGGCGGCGGTGGTCACGGGCCTGAAGAGCGGCCGCCTGTTCGGCGTCTTCGGCGACCTGATCGACGCGCTCGAATTCCAGGCGCAGGGCGCCTCGGGCACGGCCCAGATGGGCGGCGAGCTGACGGCGGCCAAGGGCGAGCAGGTGGAAGTCACCATCCGCTTTCGCAGCCCCGCCAGCAACCACTACGAGTATCCGATCGAAAGCGGCAACCCCACCTACGTCAAGCCGACCGTGCACCACGTCGACCTGATCGTGGGCGATGTCGGCGCCCGCGCCGCCGCCGGCACGCCGGCATACGACAACGCCACCAATCCGAGCACCCGCGTGCTGGGCCGCTACACGAGCAAGGACTGGACCGTGGACAAGGACGGCTACAACGTCATCAAGGTCAAGCTGACCGCCGACAAGAGCCAGTACCTGCGCCTGCGCGGCACCAACCTGGCGCCCGACGTGGCCGGCGAGACCGCCAACGGCGAACCGCTGCCGGACGCCAAGGTCGACCTGACCGACAACGCCGCCCGCTTCAACGCCATCAACGCGCGCAACTACAACGACCTGTGGTTCTATTCGAATCCGGTGTTCGTGACGGTCAAGCCGTAG
- a CDS encoding TetR/AcrR family transcriptional regulator — translation MIAPASRQAAASGEPPHGPRARMRKILLDAAQRLMAQGITPSVAELAEHAQVSRATAYRYFPSQSALIAAVVDESLGPILAWDSTAPDAATRVDELLRFAYPRLETHEAPLRAAIQVSLQQHAEASAGRAGNEPRLVRGHRVDILKRAIAPLADALPPAQQERVAQALSLVYGTEVFLVLKDIWGLELPAVTEVARWTAQAIIRQALADAADGAR, via the coding sequence CTGATCGCGCCCGCCAGCCGCCAGGCCGCCGCCAGCGGCGAACCGCCGCACGGGCCGCGCGCGCGGATGCGCAAGATCCTGCTGGACGCGGCGCAGCGCCTGATGGCGCAAGGCATCACGCCGTCGGTGGCCGAGCTGGCCGAACACGCGCAGGTGTCGCGCGCCACCGCCTACCGCTACTTCCCGAGCCAGAGCGCGCTGATCGCCGCCGTGGTCGACGAAAGCCTGGGGCCGATCCTGGCCTGGGACTCGACCGCGCCCGACGCAGCCACCCGCGTCGACGAATTGCTGCGCTTCGCCTATCCGCGCCTGGAGACCCACGAGGCGCCGCTGCGCGCGGCCATCCAGGTGTCGCTGCAGCAGCACGCCGAAGCCAGCGCCGGCCGCGCCGGCAACGAACCGCGGCTGGTGCGCGGCCATCGAGTCGACATCCTCAAGCGCGCCATCGCGCCGCTGGCGGACGCGCTGCCGCCGGCCCAACAGGAACGCGTGGCGCAGGCGCTGTCGCTGGTCTACGGCACCGAAGTATTCCTGGTGCTCAAGGACATCTGGGGCCTGGAATTGCCGGCCGTCACCGAGGTCGCGCGCTGGACCGCGCAGGCCATCATCCGCCAGGCGCTGGCCGATGCGGCGGACGGCGCCCGCTAA
- a CDS encoding Tm-1-like ATP-binding domain-containing protein — protein sequence MTHSNRRVFVAATYDTKGHEAEYVVELLKREGLDVVSVDVSTTGAASAARVQAREIARSHPQGEQAVFTGDRGSAIAAMALAFERYAAANPDIGALLGLGGSGGTALITPAMRALPIGVPKLMVSTMASGNVAPYVGPSDIAMMYSVTDVAGLNRISRRVLANAAGAIGGAFRQAATATGGDSQPAVGITMFGVTTACVQQVTPLLESRYDCLVFHATGTGGQSMEKLLDSHLLSGVLDLTTTEVCDFLFGGVLACTEDRFGAVARTRAPYVGSCGALDMVNFGAMDSVPERYQGRTFYPHNPQVTLMRTTAEENRRQGEWIADRLNRCDGPVRFLIPEGGVSALDAPGQAFWDPQADAALFDALESRLVQTANRRLVRVPCHINDPLFARAAVEQFLDIATH from the coding sequence ATGACGCATTCGAATCGGCGGGTTTTCGTGGCCGCCACCTACGACACCAAGGGCCACGAGGCCGAGTATGTGGTCGAGCTGCTCAAGCGCGAAGGCCTGGACGTGGTCTCGGTGGACGTGTCCACCACCGGCGCGGCCAGCGCCGCGCGGGTGCAGGCGCGGGAAATCGCGCGCAGCCATCCGCAGGGCGAGCAGGCCGTGTTCACGGGCGACCGTGGCAGCGCCATTGCCGCGATGGCGCTGGCGTTCGAACGCTACGCCGCCGCCAATCCCGATATCGGCGCCTTGCTGGGTCTGGGCGGCTCGGGCGGCACCGCGCTGATCACGCCGGCCATGCGCGCGCTGCCGATCGGCGTGCCCAAGCTGATGGTCTCGACCATGGCGTCGGGCAATGTCGCGCCGTATGTGGGCCCATCCGATATCGCGATGATGTATTCCGTGACCGACGTGGCGGGCCTGAACCGGATCTCGCGCCGCGTGCTGGCCAACGCCGCCGGCGCCATCGGCGGCGCCTTCCGCCAGGCCGCCACGGCCACGGGCGGCGACAGCCAGCCGGCCGTCGGCATCACCATGTTCGGCGTCACCACCGCCTGCGTGCAGCAGGTCACGCCGCTGCTCGAATCGCGCTATGACTGCCTGGTGTTCCACGCCACCGGCACCGGCGGCCAGTCGATGGAAAAGCTGCTCGACAGCCATCTGCTGTCGGGCGTGCTGGACCTGACCACCACCGAAGTCTGCGACTTCCTGTTCGGCGGCGTGCTGGCCTGCACCGAGGACCGCTTCGGCGCCGTGGCCCGTACCCGCGCGCCGTACGTCGGCTCCTGCGGCGCGCTCGACATGGTCAATTTCGGCGCCATGGATTCGGTGCCCGAGCGCTACCAGGGCCGTACCTTCTACCCCCACAACCCGCAGGTGACGCTGATGCGCACCACCGCGGAAGAAAACCGCCGCCAGGGCGAGTGGATCGCCGACCGGCTGAACCGCTGCGACGGCCCCGTGCGCTTCCTGATCCCGGAAGGCGGCGTGTCGGCGCTGGACGCGCCGGGCCAGGCGTTCTGGGACCCGCAGGCCGACGCCGCGCTGTTCGACGCGCTGGAGTCGCGGCTGGTGCAGACCGCCAACCGCCGCCTGGTGCGCGTGCCGTGCCACATCAACGACCCGCTGTTCGCCCGCGCCGCGGTCGAGCAGTTTCTCGACATCGCAACACACTGA
- a CDS encoding phosphoenolpyruvate hydrolase family protein has product MPRFDRNQLLDKFRAMVRARTPIVGGGAGTGLSAKCEEAGGIDLIVIYNSGRYRMAGRGSLAGLLAYGNANEIVVDMGREVLPVVKHTPVLAGVNGTDPFCDFDLFLDDLKRQGFAGVQNFPTVGLIDGTFRANLEETGMGYALEVDMIRLAHEKGMLTTPYVFNEDDAVAMTKAGADIIVAHMGLTTGGSIGAETALTLDDCVAVIDRIAAAALAVRPDVIVLCHGGPIATPEDAAHILRHCQHCHGFYGASSMERLPTERALTAATREFKQLTF; this is encoded by the coding sequence ATGCCGCGCTTCGACCGTAACCAACTGCTGGACAAGTTCCGCGCCATGGTGCGCGCCCGCACCCCCATCGTGGGCGGCGGCGCCGGGACCGGACTGTCCGCCAAGTGCGAGGAAGCGGGCGGCATCGACCTGATCGTGATCTACAACTCGGGCCGCTACCGCATGGCCGGGCGCGGCTCGCTGGCCGGCCTGCTGGCCTACGGCAACGCCAACGAGATCGTGGTCGACATGGGCCGCGAAGTGCTGCCGGTGGTCAAGCACACGCCGGTGCTGGCCGGCGTCAACGGCACCGATCCGTTCTGCGACTTCGACCTGTTCCTGGACGATCTCAAGCGCCAGGGCTTCGCCGGCGTGCAGAACTTCCCCACCGTGGGCCTGATCGACGGCACCTTCCGCGCCAACCTGGAAGAGACCGGCATGGGCTACGCGCTGGAAGTCGACATGATCCGCCTGGCGCACGAAAAGGGCATGTTGACCACGCCCTACGTCTTCAACGAGGACGACGCCGTGGCCATGACAAAGGCGGGCGCCGACATCATCGTGGCGCACATGGGCCTGACCACCGGCGGCTCGATCGGCGCCGAGACCGCGCTGACGCTGGACGATTGCGTCGCCGTCATCGACCGTATCGCGGCGGCCGCGCTGGCCGTGCGTCCGGACGTGATCGTGCTGTGCCACGGCGGGCCCATCGCCACGCCCGAGGACGCCGCCCATATCCTGCGCCATTGCCAGCATTGCCATGGCTTCTACGGCGCCAGCTCGATGGAGCGCCTGCCTACCGAACGGGCGCTGACCGCCGCCACCCGCGAGTTCAAGCAACTGACTTTCTGA
- a CDS encoding SRPBCC family protein, whose amino-acid sequence MPHTVYTSAIVQAPLAKVWPQFRDFNGLAGWHPGIAQSRLEEGGRHDAVGSVRYLSLKPSGFVREQLLTLDDPGTALRYSIIETDLPMRDYVAGVTLTAITESGATLVEWWADFRVEGDADLQAVATAVGQGVFAAGLAALDEKLRG is encoded by the coding sequence ATGCCGCATACCGTCTACACCAGCGCCATCGTCCAGGCGCCGCTGGCCAAGGTCTGGCCGCAGTTCCGTGATTTCAATGGCCTGGCGGGATGGCATCCCGGCATCGCCCAGAGCCGCCTGGAAGAGGGCGGCCGCCACGATGCGGTCGGCTCGGTGCGCTACCTGTCGCTCAAGCCTTCGGGCTTCGTGCGCGAGCAGCTGCTGACGCTGGACGACCCCGGCACGGCGCTGCGCTACTCGATCATCGAGACCGACCTGCCGATGCGCGACTACGTCGCCGGCGTCACCTTGACGGCGATCACCGAGAGCGGCGCCACGTTGGTGGAGTGGTGGGCCGATTTCCGCGTCGAGGGCGACGCCGATTTGCAGGCGGTTGCGACCGCCGTGGGGCAGGGCGTGTTCGCCGCCGGCCTGGCCGCGCTGGACGAGAAGCTGCGCGGCTGA
- a CDS encoding LysR family transcriptional regulator produces the protein MHRLPKHVTLKHLTAFVAVAQESSFTHAGKRLFQTQSSVTSLVRQLEDALATQLFARTSRRVLLTAAGEEFLPRVMRLLADFDGVIEDVVRFGALERGRVGVAAAPSAITQLIAPAAAVFSAQYPAIRLYLSDDNSGRIQRKVTTREVDFGLTSRWADAPGLHFDPLLEDRFGVLYRRDDTSLRPGRDGAMRWADLAGRKLVGVVDETGIMALLRARADLPIEAAAPFYEASSTTSQAALVKAGMGVALLPALAAQRVMEPELDYALLARPTVVRTMCIIRHKEYALSPAAEALIRAIRDYLRGAALPAGCRLAAGATRKRG, from the coding sequence ATGCATCGCCTGCCCAAGCACGTCACCCTCAAGCACCTGACCGCGTTCGTCGCGGTGGCGCAGGAATCCAGTTTCACGCACGCGGGCAAGCGCCTGTTCCAGACCCAGTCGTCCGTGACCAGCCTGGTGCGGCAGCTGGAGGACGCGCTGGCCACGCAGCTGTTCGCGCGCACCAGCCGGCGCGTGCTGCTGACCGCGGCGGGCGAGGAATTCCTGCCGCGCGTGATGCGCCTGCTGGCCGACTTCGACGGCGTGATCGAGGATGTGGTGCGCTTTGGCGCACTGGAGCGCGGCCGCGTCGGCGTGGCCGCCGCGCCGTCGGCCATCACGCAGCTCATCGCGCCGGCGGCGGCGGTGTTCTCGGCGCAGTATCCCGCCATCCGCCTGTATCTCAGCGACGACAATTCCGGCCGCATCCAGCGCAAGGTGACCACGCGCGAGGTCGACTTCGGCCTGACCAGCCGCTGGGCGGACGCGCCGGGCCTGCATTTCGATCCGCTGCTGGAAGACCGCTTCGGGGTGCTGTACCGGCGCGACGACACCAGCCTGAGGCCGGGCCGCGACGGCGCCATGCGCTGGGCCGACCTGGCCGGCCGCAAGCTGGTGGGGGTGGTGGACGAGACCGGCATCATGGCGCTGCTGCGCGCCCGGGCGGACCTGCCGATCGAGGCGGCGGCGCCCTTCTATGAAGCCTCCAGCACCACCTCGCAGGCGGCGCTGGTGAAGGCGGGCATGGGCGTGGCGCTGCTGCCCGCGCTGGCGGCGCAGCGCGTGATGGAGCCCGAACTGGACTACGCGCTGCTGGCGCGGCCGACGGTGGTGCGCACGATGTGCATCATCCGCCACAAGGAATACGCGCTCAGCCCGGCGGCCGAGGCGTTGATCCGCGCCATCCGCGATTACCTGCGCGGCGCGGCGTTGCCGGCCGGTTGCCGGCTGGCGGCGGGCGCGACACGCAAGCGCGGTTGA
- a CDS encoding N-acyl-D-glutamate deacylase — protein sequence MQENLDLVIEGGWVIDGLGGPRRRADVGIRGERIAAIGDLSATPAGRRIDAGGKIVAPGFIDTHGHDDLMFVEKPGLEWKTSQGITSVVVGNCGISGAPAPLPGNTAAALALLGDSPLFTDMAAYFGALQAQRPMINVAALVGHANLRLAAMRDPAAQPSADEQQAMERMLAEALEAGAAGFSTGLAYQPGGVAEAAELDGLARVAAARGALHTSHIRNEGDAVEAAVDEVLSVGRRTGCATVLSHHKCMMPANWGKSAVTLANIDRARADGVDVALDIYPYPGSSTILIPERADQIDDIRITWSTPHPECGGQSLAEIAARWDCDPVTAARRLCPAGAIYFAMDENEVRRIFQHECCMVGSDGLPNDAHPHPRLWGSFTRVLGRYVREAELLTLEAAVAKMTALPARVFGLADRGRLAVGAWADVVVFDADTVRDRATWDAPTLASAGIEHVLVNGCPVFPAAPEAHRPGRILRRDASIAGAPSLSP from the coding sequence ATGCAGGAAAATCTGGATCTGGTTATTGAAGGCGGCTGGGTGATCGACGGGCTGGGCGGACCGCGCCGGCGCGCCGACGTCGGCATCCGCGGCGAACGCATCGCCGCCATCGGCGACCTGTCGGCCACGCCGGCCGGCCGGCGCATCGATGCCGGCGGCAAGATCGTCGCGCCCGGTTTCATCGACACCCATGGTCACGACGACCTGATGTTCGTGGAAAAGCCGGGCCTGGAATGGAAGACCAGCCAGGGCATCACCTCGGTGGTGGTCGGCAACTGCGGCATCAGCGGCGCGCCGGCGCCCTTGCCCGGCAACACCGCCGCGGCGCTGGCGCTGCTGGGCGATTCGCCGTTGTTCACGGACATGGCCGCGTATTTCGGCGCGCTGCAGGCGCAACGGCCGATGATCAACGTGGCCGCGCTGGTGGGCCACGCCAATCTGCGCCTGGCCGCGATGCGCGACCCGGCGGCGCAACCCAGCGCCGACGAACAGCAGGCGATGGAGCGCATGCTGGCCGAGGCCCTGGAGGCTGGCGCGGCGGGATTCAGCACCGGGCTGGCCTATCAGCCCGGCGGCGTCGCCGAGGCGGCCGAACTGGACGGCCTGGCGCGGGTGGCGGCCGCGCGCGGCGCGCTGCACACCAGCCACATCCGCAACGAGGGCGACGCGGTCGAGGCCGCGGTCGACGAGGTGCTGTCGGTGGGCCGCCGCACCGGTTGCGCCACGGTGCTGTCGCACCACAAATGCATGATGCCGGCCAACTGGGGCAAGAGCGCGGTCACGCTGGCCAACATCGACCGCGCCCGCGCCGACGGCGTGGACGTGGCGCTGGACATCTATCCCTATCCCGGCAGCTCCACCATCCTGATTCCGGAGCGCGCCGACCAGATCGACGACATCCGCATCACCTGGTCGACCCCGCACCCGGAATGCGGCGGCCAGTCGCTGGCCGAGATCGCGGCGCGCTGGGACTGCGACCCGGTCACGGCCGCGCGCCGGCTGTGCCCGGCCGGCGCGATCTACTTCGCCATGGACGAGAACGAGGTGCGCCGCATCTTCCAGCACGAGTGCTGCATGGTGGGCTCCGACGGCCTGCCCAACGACGCGCATCCGCATCCACGCCTGTGGGGCAGCTTCACGCGGGTGCTGGGCCGCTATGTGCGCGAGGCCGAGCTGCTGACGCTGGAGGCGGCGGTGGCGAAGATGACGGCGCTGCCGGCGCGCGTGTTCGGCCTGGCGGACCGGGGCCGGCTGGCCGTCGGCGCCTGGGCCGACGTGGTCGTGTTCGACGCCGACACGGTGCGCGACCGCGCCACCTGGGACGCGCCGACGCTGGCCTCGGCCGGCATCGAGCACGTGCTGGTCAACGGCTGCCCGGTGTTTCCGGCGGCGCCCGAGGCGCACCGCCCCGGCAGGATCTTGCGCCGCGATGCCAGCATCGCGGGCGCGCCGAGTCTTTCCCCATAA
- a CDS encoding tripartite tricarboxylate transporter substrate binding protein BugE, with amino-acid sequence MIRKTCVALALAALLPAAHAEFPDRPITLIVPFPAGGPTDIVGRLAAAKAGEILGQQIVVENRTGASGTIGMAATARAKPDGYTVGLATVSTHGTAPHLFPNLAYDPVKDFTPVSNLVTSPNILSVNPQYPARTLAEFVAHVRANPGKDGYANAGAGGINDLGMIWFLQITGGKMNSISYRGSAPALTDTVGGVVPVIFDNFPSSLPYIKSKHLRPLAITGETRNPRLPDVPTFAEQGYKDYDVTAWYGVVGPAGMPAEVRDKLAQAFAKAVRDPATAAKMEETGAFPLGNTPAEFGEQIRAERDRWKTVIDRAQIKLQ; translated from the coding sequence ATGATCCGCAAGACTTGCGTCGCCCTGGCGCTGGCCGCCCTGTTGCCGGCGGCCCACGCCGAATTCCCCGACCGTCCCATCACCTTGATCGTGCCGTTCCCGGCCGGCGGTCCCACCGACATCGTCGGCCGGCTGGCCGCGGCCAAGGCCGGCGAGATCCTGGGCCAGCAGATCGTGGTGGAGAACCGCACCGGCGCGTCCGGCACCATCGGCATGGCGGCCACCGCGCGCGCCAAGCCGGACGGCTACACCGTCGGCCTGGCGACCGTCAGCACGCATGGCACCGCGCCGCACCTGTTCCCGAACCTGGCCTACGATCCGGTCAAGGACTTCACGCCGGTCAGCAACCTGGTGACCAGCCCCAACATCCTCAGCGTCAATCCGCAATACCCGGCCAGGACCCTGGCGGAATTCGTGGCGCACGTGCGCGCCAATCCCGGCAAGGACGGCTACGCCAACGCTGGCGCCGGCGGCATCAACGACCTGGGCATGATCTGGTTCCTGCAGATCACCGGCGGCAAGATGAACAGCATTTCCTATCGGGGGTCGGCGCCGGCGCTGACCGACACGGTGGGCGGCGTGGTGCCGGTGATCTTCGACAACTTCCCGTCGTCGCTGCCGTACATCAAGAGCAAGCACCTGCGTCCCCTGGCCATCACCGGCGAGACGCGCAACCCGCGCCTGCCGGACGTGCCGACCTTTGCCGAGCAGGGCTACAAGGATTACGACGTCACCGCCTGGTACGGCGTGGTGGGGCCGGCGGGCATGCCCGCCGAGGTGCGCGACAAGCTGGCGCAGGCCTTCGCCAAGGCGGTGCGCGACCCCGCCACCGCGGCCAAGATGGAGGAGACCGGCGCGTTCCCGCTGGGCAACACGCCGGCCGAATTCGGCGAACAGATCCGCGCCGAGCGCGATCGCTGGAAGACGGTGATCGACCGCGCGCAGATCAAGCTGCAATAG
- a CDS encoding HdeD family acid-resistance protein — protein MLDSQVVDQIGRHWGWVALRGVVAILFGLMAMFMPAITLSALVLVWGAFALADGVLALIAGIRIRDRGRPLWALIVVGLLGVGAGIATFLWPGLTALVLLYIIAFWALVAGVFQVIAAIRFRKDIRNEWFLGLSGLVSILFGAMLVMQPGAGALALVWVIGIYAVFFGILLLVFSLRLKQHRAP, from the coding sequence ATGCTTGACTCGCAAGTCGTGGATCAGATCGGTCGTCACTGGGGTTGGGTGGCATTGCGCGGCGTCGTCGCCATCCTGTTCGGCCTGATGGCCATGTTCATGCCGGCGATCACGCTGTCGGCGCTGGTGCTGGTGTGGGGCGCGTTCGCGCTGGCCGATGGCGTGCTGGCGCTGATCGCGGGTATCCGCATCCGCGACCGGGGCAGGCCGCTGTGGGCGCTGATCGTGGTCGGCCTGCTGGGGGTGGGGGCCGGCATCGCCACCTTCCTGTGGCCGGGCCTGACCGCGCTGGTGCTGCTCTACATCATCGCCTTCTGGGCGCTGGTGGCCGGCGTGTTCCAGGTCATCGCCGCGATCCGCTTCCGCAAGGACATCCGCAATGAGTGGTTCCTGGGGCTGTCGGGGCTGGTGTCGATCCTGTTCGGCGCCATGCTGGTGATGCAGCCGGGCGCCGGCGCGCTGGCGCTGGTGTGGGTCATCGGCATCTACGCCGTGTTCTTTGGCATACTGCTGCTGGTCTTTTCCTTGCGCCTCAAGCAGCATCGCGCGCCCTGA